A region of Dermochelys coriacea isolate rDerCor1 chromosome 1, rDerCor1.pri.v4, whole genome shotgun sequence DNA encodes the following proteins:
- the RNF6 gene encoding E3 ubiquitin-protein ligase RNF6 isoform X2: MDRPRSRLRGGDEQASPLEHSHGEEERQWQQERLSREEAYYHFINELSDEDYRLMRDHSLLGTPGEITAEELQQRLEGAKEHLASQTDVENREGEGETAGDS; the protein is encoded by the exons ATGGATCGACCTAGGTCTCGTTTGCGGGGAGGTGATGAACAAGCCTCTCCCCTAGAACACAGTCATGGTGAAGAGGAGAGACAGTGGCAGCAGGAGCGCCTTAGCAGAGAAGAGGCCTATTACCACTTCATTAATGAACTGAGTGATGAAGACTACAGGTTAATGAGAGACCACAGTCTTCTTGGCACTCCTG GAGAAATAACAGCAGAAGAGCTACAGCAACGTCTAGAGGGGGCAAAGGAGCATCTAGCATCACAAACTGATGTAGAAAATAGGGAAGGTGAAGGAGAAACTGCTGGAG
- the RNF6 gene encoding E3 ubiquitin-protein ligase RNF6 isoform X3 — MDRPRSRLRGGDEQASPLEHSHGEEERQWQQERLSREEAYYHFINELSDEDYRLMRDHSLLGTPGEITAEELQQRLEGAKEHLASQTDVENREGEGETAGG, encoded by the exons ATGGATCGACCTAGGTCTCGTTTGCGGGGAGGTGATGAACAAGCCTCTCCCCTAGAACACAGTCATGGTGAAGAGGAGAGACAGTGGCAGCAGGAGCGCCTTAGCAGAGAAGAGGCCTATTACCACTTCATTAATGAACTGAGTGATGAAGACTACAGGTTAATGAGAGACCACAGTCTTCTTGGCACTCCTG GAGAAATAACAGCAGAAGAGCTACAGCAACGTCTAGAGGGGGCAAAGGAGCATCTAGCATCACAAACTGATGTAGAAAATAGGGAAGGTGAAGGAGAAACTGCTGGAG